The window GCGCCGCGCCCCCCCGTCGCGGGACAGGTGACGCCGCCTCGTCCCGCCACCGCCGTGGGAGGAGCCGCCACCCCGGCCCACCCGACCATGGCGCCTCGTGTTCCCGGAGCGGCCCCCGGGCAGATGCGGCCCACGACTCCGGTCCCTGGCGCCGCTCCAGGCACCGCCGTCCCCACGGCGCGGCCCGCCGCGACGCCCGTGCGTGCGCCCACGACGGCTCCCGCGATGTCTCCGGCGCCCATGGCGCATCAAACTCCGCCCGTGGCCGCCGCTCCCGAGGTGGCTCCCGCTCCCACCGCGCCCGCGGTGTCGGGAGGCTTCCCCTCGGCGGCGAAGATGACGGCGGCGGGAGGGCGCAAGCCGCGCATCCTCATCGTCGACGACAGCGAGATGACGGCCCGCATCATCGAGGCGGACCTGGTGACCAAGGGCTTCGAGGTGCACATCGCCGACTCCGCGGACAAGGCGACGAAGATCATCCTCAAGAAGCAGACGCGTCCGGACCTCGTGCTGCTGGACGTGCGGATGCCCAACGTGAACGGCGAGCAGTTCTGCCGGTTCATCAAGAGCAACAGCCTCTTCAAGGGCATCAAGGTGCTGCTGTGCTCCGGGGAGAACGTGGAGGAGTTGCAGCGCATCTGCCGCGAGGCCGGCGCCGATGGCTACGTGCCCAAGGACGCCGTGCTGGGCAACCTGGTGGCCAAGGAGCTCAACCCGGTCGTCCCGAACGAGTAGTCCCCTCCCCTCCTCCCGGAGCCCGCCGCTACACGCCCGGTGGGCGCCGGAAGGGACCGGCCACCTCGGCCAGGGCCTCGGCCACGGACAGCAGGGCCTCGTCCTTCCACCGCCGGCCCACCACCTGGACGCCCAGGGGCAGTGTCCGCCCGGACGCGGGAGGCAGCGGCATCGCCACCACCGGGTGTCCCGTCAGGTTGAAGAAGTTCGAGAAGCCGCACGTGCCCTCCATGTACGGCACGCGCCGTGCGTCCACCTCCACCCAGTCTCCGCTCGGGCGGTGGGTGAAGGCCGCGCCCATCGTCACCGGGCACAGCCAGGCGTCCCACCCCACGAGGAAGTCCTCCACCTTCGCCATCATCTGATCGCGCACCGAGAGCGCCTGGACGTAGTCCGTCATCCGGCCCCACAGCCCACGAACGATGCCGCGGTTGATGGCCGAGTCGCCCCGCATGGAGCGAAAGTGCAGGGCCGTCATGACGCGGGCAGGCAGGGGGATCTCCGCGCCCACCTCGGCGCCCAGCAACTGGCCCCAGGCCGTCCACACCGCGTCGAAGTCGATCTCCGGCGTGCGCCGCTCCACCACGCACCCCGCCCCTTCCAGGGTCCGCGCCAGTCCCGCCAGCGCCGCGCGCGTCTGTGCCGAGACGGGCATGCCGCCAAAGTCGTCCGTCCACACGAAGCGGTACGAGCGCAGCTCCCGCCTCGGCACCTCCTGGAAGGGCACCGGGGGCATCTCCGTGTCCACGCCATCCGGCCCGGAGAGGATCCGCAGCGCGAGCCGCAGATCCTCCACCGTGCGCGCCAGCGGCCCGGCCACGCCCTGGTGGCGCACGCCGCGCGCAGTGCCCGGCAGGCCCGGGATGTGGCCGGACAGGGGGATGCGGCCATCGGTGGGCTTGAGGCCGAACACGCCGCAGTAGTGCGAGGGGATGCGGATGGAGCCGCCGATGTCACTGCCCACCTCGAGGGGGCTCATCCCCGCCGCCACCGCCACCGCGCCGCCCCCGGAGCTGCCTCCCGGCGTGCGCTCCACGTCCCAGGGGTTGTTCGTCCGGCCGAAGACGGTGTTGTGCGTCTGCGTGTCCAGCGCGAGCCGGGGCAGGTTCGTCTTGCCCACCACGACGGCGCCCGCCGCCTTGAGCCGGGCCACCACCGTCGCGTCCCGCTTTGGCACGTAGTCCGCCAGGCGCTCGAAGCCGCTCGTGGTGCGCAGCCCCGTCGTCTCGAAGGCATCCTTGATGGTGAGGGGCACGCCGTGCAGGGGCCCCCACACCTCGCCGCGCGCGAGCGCCTCGTCGGCCTCGCGCGCCCGCGCCCGCGCCCGCGCCTCGTCCAATGTCACGAGGGCATTGAGCCGCACGTTGTTGCGCGCCACCTGCTGGAGATGGGCCTCCAGCAATTCCACGGCGGACACGTCACGAAGGCGCACGCGCTCCGCCATCTCATGGGCGGGCAGAAAGGCGAGTTCTTGCATCCACCGAGTCTATGCCCGATCCCCTCGCCCCTGTCGCTCGTCGAGACCGCGCGCGAAGTTGCCGATGACGAGCCCTGGCCGGGCCGCCTTGAGCCGGCGCAGCAGCTCGCGGATGCCCACCGGCTCTCCGCCCGCGCCCTTGTCGCGCGCCACCTCCAGGTACTGGATGGGATCGATGCACAGCGAGCGCGTCTGCACCTGATCCACCTTGTACTTCTTCACCAGTTTCGCCAGCGCCTGCACCTCGCCCTCCCGGTCGGTGACGCCCGGGAAGAGCAGCAGGTTGAGCGCGAGGTAGGCCCCGCGCTCGCGCGCCAGGGCGATGGACGCCTCCACGTCCTCCCAGCCGTACTTCACCGGCTTGTAGTAGGCCTCGTAGAGATCCTTCACCGCCGAGTTGAGCGACACGCGGATGGCGTCCAGGCCCGCGTCGAAGAGCGCCTCGAGGCCGTGGGTGAGGCTCGCGTTGGTGTTGATGTTGATGGAGCCGCGCGAGGAGTGGGCGCGCATGTAGCGGATGGACTCGGCGATGAACTTCCAGCGCGTGAGCGGCTCGCCCTCGCACCCCTGGCCGAAGCTGACCATGGTGCGGCCCGGCGCGTGCTCCAGGTGGTAGAGGCCAATGGCGCCCATCTCCTCGGCGCTCGGCCCGTCATCCATGCGCTCGTGCGAGGCGGGCGGCCCGTCGGCGGGCTGATCCGAGATGCAGCCCACGCAGCGCGCGTTGCACATCACCGAGGCGGGGATGGCGCCCTCGTCGCGCACGTAGAAGATGTTCTGCGAGGTGAAGCACCGGTAGAGCATGGCGCACGTGGTGAGCTGCTTGAGCACGCGGTTGCCGGGAAAGCGCGCCAGGTGCGTGTCCACCAGCTTCTTGAGCTCCGGGGTGGAATAGCGCTCCGGCTCCCAGTGCGAGCGCTTGTCGGTGTGGATGGCCCACGCCACCGGGCCGTCCTCGCCCCAGGCGGCGGCCGTGTACGCCCACTGCGGCAGCACCGGCCCGGAGGCCTTCACCTCGCCGGGCAGGAACGTGCGCGTGTAGCCCGGGGGCAACAGCGCGCCCACGGCGCTGGGCACGAAGGTCTTCCCCTCCAGCTTCATCTCGCGCACCAGCTCCAACTCGCCCGTCTCCGGGTTCAGCCCCACCGGCAGCCGGCCAGGCAGATGCACGAGCCGTCCCGCGGAGGGCAACGGAATGGGCTTGTCCTGCGGCGGGACGAGTTCCTCCCCACTGCGCAAGGTGGCCAACAGGTAGGGGTGCTCCATCACCCGGCCCTTGGGATCCGCGAACAACAACTTCGGTGCCTGCGTCATGATCCCGTTAACTACCATTGAAGGGCGCGGCTTTCGACGCATGCCTGGGCGCGTCTTGACTCCCCCCAGGGCCCTGCCTAGGGTCCGCCCGCTTTTCGCCGCGCCTGGATCGCGGCGCATCTGGAGGCATTCCACGTGATTGTCGGCGTTCCCAAGGAAATCAAGACCCGGGAGTACCGGGTGGGCATGGTTCCGGCGGGGGTCCGTGCGCTCACCAGCGCGGGTCACACCGTGCTCGTCGAAACCAATGCGGGCGGTGGGTCGGGCATCCCCGACTCGGAGTACCAGCGGGTGGGCGCGCAGATCGTCCAGACCGCGGACGAGGTGTGGAAGCGCGCCGAGATGGTCGTCAAGGTCAAGGAGCCCATCGCGCCCGAGTACGAGCGCATCCAGGACGGGCAGATCATCTACACCTACTTCCACCTGGCGGGCGTGGACCCGGAGCTCACCCGCACGCTGGTGAAGAAGCGCGCCTCGGCGGTGGCCTACGAGACCATCCAACTGGATGACGGCAGCCTGCCGCTGCTCAAGCCCATGAGCGAGGTGGCCGGGAAGATGGCCATCCAGGTGGGCGCCGCGTGCCTGGAGAAGGCGCACGGGGGCAAGGGGATCCTCCTGGGCGGCGTGCCCGGCGTGCGCCGCGGCCGCGTGGTGGTGCTGGGCGGCGGCGTGGTGGGCACCTGCGCGGCCAAGGTCGCCGTGGGCATGGGCGCGGAGGTGACGCTCATCGACATCAACCTCGAGCGCCTCACCTACCTGGATGACGTGTTCCTCGGCCGCGTGGCCACGCTCGCCTCGGACTCGGAGAGCATCTCGCGCAGCGTGCGCGAGGCGGATCTCGTCATCGGCGGCGTGCTCATCCCCGGCGGCAAGGCGCCCAAGCTCGTCTCCGAGGCCCTCATCGCCGAGATGAGCCCCGGCTCCGTGGTGGTGGACGTGGCGGTGGACCAGGGCGGCTGCATCGAGACGTGCGTGCCCACCACCCACGACAACCCCACCTTCGTGAAGCACGGCGTCGTCCACTACTGCGTGGCCAACATGCCGGGCGCCGTCCCCCAGACGTCCACCTTCGCCCTCACCAACACCACCCGGCCCTACGCCCGCAAGATCGCCGACCTCGGCCTCGTCGAGGCCATCAAGTCCGACAAGGCGCTCGCCCGCGGCCTCAACACCTACAACGGCCACGTCACCTACGAGACCGTCGCCAAGGACCTGGGCTACAGCTACCTGCCCATCCTCGACGCCATCGGCGCCAAGGGTGCGGCGAAGTAGTCGCTCGTCCTACCTGAACCGACGTCCCCCCCCTTTTCAGCGGGGGGGACGGGAATAAGTTTTCCCCCCGCGCGTCTCCTGCCCTTTCGGGCAGCCGTGCAAACGGCGCGAGGTGATTGGCTTGTTGTCCAATCTGTTCCCGTACATACATTGACGGGTGGACCACGACTCATTTGCCTGCAATTTCGGGCCTTTGGAAGGCGGGAGCATGCTGGACTTCAGGCAGAACAATCGGACCAAGCAGGAGTTCGAGGAACTGGCCCTGGCCCACCTCGATCCGCTGTACTCCGCGGCCTTGCGGCTGACGAAGAACGAGCGGGATGCCGAGGACCTGGTGCAGGACACCTGCATGCGGGCCTACCGCTTTTTCGACAAGTTCGAGCGGGGCACCAACATCAAGGCCTGGCTGTTCAAGATCCTCACCAACACCTTCATCAACCGCTATCGCCGCAAGGTGAAGGAGCGCAGTGTGGTGGAAGGTGTGGAGCGCGAGGCGGTACATGAGCGCTTCGTGAGCCGGGACGCCACGGACTTCGCGGCCAACCCCGAGCAGTACTTCTTCGATCGGCTCCTGTCGGACGACGTGTTGAGGGCCATCGACGCGCTGCCCATCGACTTCCGGCTGGTGGTGATCCTCGCGGACCTGCAGGAGTTCTCCTACAAGGAGATCGCGGAGATCCTCGAGTGTCCCGTGGGCACGGTGATGAGCCGGCTGTTCCGGGGCCGCAAGCTGCTGCAGAAGACCCTGAAGGAGTACGCCGAGGGCACCGGCGTGCTGCGTCAGGAGGCGGGTGGCGAGCCGGTGAATCTCGAGAACGCCACGGCGAGCCTGGACGAGTATCGTCGCAGGAAGAAGGTGGGGTAGTCCGAGGTTGATGGGCCCGGAGAAATATTTCTCCACGGGCCCACCGCCTTCACCCCTCCCTGAGCGCTCATGACCTGCCAGGAATTCGAGTCGATTCTCTACCTGTACCTCGATGGGGAGTTCCAACCCGAGGAGCGCGTGAGCGCGGAAGCGCACCTGAAGGGGTGCGCCACGTGCGCGCGCCGGGTGCACGCGGAGGGGCAGTTGAGGCAGTCGCTGCGCCGGGCCGCGCGCCACTCCGTGGAGACGTCCCGGGCCCCGGCGGCCCTACGCTCCCGGCTCCAGGCCAATCTCCACCAGGAGCAGCGCCGGGCGGCCCAGGCGGCGTGGTTGCGCATGGGAGCCGCGGCCCTGGTGTTGGTGACCGTGGGCGGTGGCACCTGGATGGCGCTGCGCCCCGAGCACCGCCAGCGCTACATGGAGGATGCCGTCCGGCGCCACACCAAGAAGCTCCCGGTGGAGATCGTCGGGGTGTCGCACGAGAACGTGGAGGCGTGGTTCGACGGCAAGTTGGATCACCGCGTGTCCGTGCCCCGGCTGCACGATGTGCGGCTGTCCGGCGCGCGCATCTCCAACGTGACGGATCGCCCCGCCGCGTACATCAGCTACGAGCACAACGCGGAAGGCCAGGGCGGACCCGCGCGGCGCATCGGGGTGTTCGTCTTCGATGACGCCCGGCGCGAGGTCGAGGCTCCCACCCTTCCCGCGGTGCAGGTCGGCTCCAGCCTCGGCTACAACGTGGCCATGTGGCGCGACGGGGAGCTCGTCTACGAGCTGGTGTCGGATCTCAACGAAGCGGACATCCGCCGCATGCTCGCCGAGCAGTCGGCCCAGAAGGCCGCGGCCGTGGCGCCGACGACGCCGTCCGTGCCCGTGCTCCCCGTGTCGCTACATCCTTGATCCGGCTCGGGTTGCTCGCTTCTCCCAGCAGCCTGACGGCCGGGCCCCCTCTTGGACCGAAGATTGACGGTCTGGGTGTGCGCCGATAGCCTCCGAGCGATTTTCTTCCAGACTCGTCGCTCCCGCGTCCCACCGCGGGAAGCGCGCGCTCCTCCTGGTCCGGCACCTCTTCCATGTCCAAGAACATCCTGATTGTCGAAAGTGACACCACGCTCTCCGCGACGCTGCGAGAGGCCCTGGAGGCCCGGGGCTTCGCGGCGCAGGAGACCACCGACGGCAAGGGGAGTGTGGAGCGCATCCGTCAGGAGCGGCCGGATCTGGTGGTGCTCGCGGTGGACCTGTCCGCGGGGCAGAACGGCTACCTCATCTGCGGCAAGCTCAAGAAGGACGACGAGCTCAAGCCCATCCCCATCATCATCATCGGCAACCCGGACGGCTTCGCGCAGCACCGCAAGCTCAAGGCACACGCGGATGACTACGTCTCCAAGCCGGTGAACCCCGAGGAGCTGGTGGAGCGCGTGGGCGGGCTCATCGGCTTCCCGGAGCTGCCCGCGGGCGAGGTCGTCGACGACGGCTTCGCGCTCGGGGACCTGGACGGCTCGGGCGATGCGCCGATGCAGG is drawn from Cystobacter fuscus DSM 2262 and contains these coding sequences:
- a CDS encoding response regulator, whose amino-acid sequence is APRPPVAGQVTPPRPATAVGGAATPAHPTMAPRVPGAAPGQMRPTTPVPGAAPGTAVPTARPAATPVRAPTTAPAMSPAPMAHQTPPVAAAPEVAPAPTAPAVSGGFPSAAKMTAAGGRKPRILIVDDSEMTARIIEADLVTKGFEVHIADSADKATKIILKKQTRPDLVLLDVRMPNVNGEQFCRFIKSNSLFKGIKVLLCSGENVEELQRICREAGADGYVPKDAVLGNLVAKELNPVVPNE
- a CDS encoding amidase encodes the protein MQELAFLPAHEMAERVRLRDVSAVELLEAHLQQVARNNVRLNALVTLDEARARARAREADEALARGEVWGPLHGVPLTIKDAFETTGLRTTSGFERLADYVPKRDATVVARLKAAGAVVVGKTNLPRLALDTQTHNTVFGRTNNPWDVERTPGGSSGGGAVAVAAGMSPLEVGSDIGGSIRIPSHYCGVFGLKPTDGRIPLSGHIPGLPGTARGVRHQGVAGPLARTVEDLRLALRILSGPDGVDTEMPPVPFQEVPRRELRSYRFVWTDDFGGMPVSAQTRAALAGLARTLEGAGCVVERRTPEIDFDAVWTAWGQLLGAEVGAEIPLPARVMTALHFRSMRGDSAINRGIVRGLWGRMTDYVQALSVRDQMMAKVEDFLVGWDAWLCPVTMGAAFTHRPSGDWVEVDARRVPYMEGTCGFSNFFNLTGHPVVAMPLPPASGRTLPLGVQVVGRRWKDEALLSVAEALAEVAGPFRRPPGV
- a CDS encoding radical SAM protein, whose amino-acid sequence is MTQAPKLLFADPKGRVMEHPYLLATLRSGEELVPPQDKPIPLPSAGRLVHLPGRLPVGLNPETGELELVREMKLEGKTFVPSAVGALLPPGYTRTFLPGEVKASGPVLPQWAYTAAAWGEDGPVAWAIHTDKRSHWEPERYSTPELKKLVDTHLARFPGNRVLKQLTTCAMLYRCFTSQNIFYVRDEGAIPASVMCNARCVGCISDQPADGPPASHERMDDGPSAEEMGAIGLYHLEHAPGRTMVSFGQGCEGEPLTRWKFIAESIRYMRAHSSRGSININTNASLTHGLEALFDAGLDAIRVSLNSAVKDLYEAYYKPVKYGWEDVEASIALARERGAYLALNLLLFPGVTDREGEVQALAKLVKKYKVDQVQTRSLCIDPIQYLEVARDKGAGGEPVGIRELLRRLKAARPGLVIGNFARGLDERQGRGDRA
- the ald gene encoding alanine dehydrogenase, which translates into the protein MIVGVPKEIKTREYRVGMVPAGVRALTSAGHTVLVETNAGGGSGIPDSEYQRVGAQIVQTADEVWKRAEMVVKVKEPIAPEYERIQDGQIIYTYFHLAGVDPELTRTLVKKRASAVAYETIQLDDGSLPLLKPMSEVAGKMAIQVGAACLEKAHGGKGILLGGVPGVRRGRVVVLGGGVVGTCAAKVAVGMGAEVTLIDINLERLTYLDDVFLGRVATLASDSESISRSVREADLVIGGVLIPGGKAPKLVSEALIAEMSPGSVVVDVAVDQGGCIETCVPTTHDNPTFVKHGVVHYCVANMPGAVPQTSTFALTNTTRPYARKIADLGLVEAIKSDKALARGLNTYNGHVTYETVAKDLGYSYLPILDAIGAKGAAK
- a CDS encoding sigma-70 family RNA polymerase sigma factor; translated protein: MLDFRQNNRTKQEFEELALAHLDPLYSAALRLTKNERDAEDLVQDTCMRAYRFFDKFERGTNIKAWLFKILTNTFINRYRRKVKERSVVEGVEREAVHERFVSRDATDFAANPEQYFFDRLLSDDVLRAIDALPIDFRLVVILADLQEFSYKEIAEILECPVGTVMSRLFRGRKLLQKTLKEYAEGTGVLRQEAGGEPVNLENATASLDEYRRRKKVG
- a CDS encoding anti-sigma factor family protein; the encoded protein is MTCQEFESILYLYLDGEFQPEERVSAEAHLKGCATCARRVHAEGQLRQSLRRAARHSVETSRAPAALRSRLQANLHQEQRRAAQAAWLRMGAAALVLVTVGGGTWMALRPEHRQRYMEDAVRRHTKKLPVEIVGVSHENVEAWFDGKLDHRVSVPRLHDVRLSGARISNVTDRPAAYISYEHNAEGQGGPARRIGVFVFDDARREVEAPTLPAVQVGSSLGYNVAMWRDGELVYELVSDLNEADIRRMLAEQSAQKAAAVAPTTPSVPVLPVSLHP